One window of the Leptotrichia massiliensis genome contains the following:
- a CDS encoding OmpA family protein, which produces MKKVLAIILLSLLTVVSCTTATDGTRKVSKTGIGAGIGAAAGAVIGQAIGKDTKGTLIGTAGGAAVGAAIGNIFDRQEKELRNKLKGTGVDVKRTGEGEIKLTAPENITFDINSYVIKPQFRNTLDSVATVLKTYPDSTIVVSGHTDTTGNDAINNPLSVNRANSVESYLESQGISSSRITSRGYGSKQPIASNSTEAGRAQNRRVEIAIIANQQ; this is translated from the coding sequence ATGAAAAAAGTATTAGCAATTATTCTGTTATCATTATTAACAGTAGTTTCTTGTACAACTGCTACTGATGGAACGAGAAAAGTTAGCAAAACTGGAATCGGTGCAGGAATTGGAGCGGCTGCGGGAGCTGTAATCGGACAGGCTATAGGAAAAGATACAAAAGGTACATTAATTGGTACAGCTGGAGGAGCTGCAGTTGGAGCAGCTATTGGAAATATTTTTGATAGACAAGAAAAAGAATTAAGAAATAAATTAAAAGGAACTGGAGTAGACGTAAAAAGAACTGGAGAAGGTGAAATTAAATTAACAGCACCTGAAAATATTACTTTTGATATAAACAGTTATGTAATTAAACCACAATTTAGAAATACACTAGATTCAGTAGCAACTGTATTAAAGACTTACCCTGATTCAACAATCGTAGTATCAGGACACACAGACACAACAGGAAATGATGCAATTAACAATCCACTTTCTGTAAATCGTGCAAATTCAGTAGAATCTTACCTTGAGTCACAAGGTATTTCAAGCTCAAGAATAACTTCACGTGGGTATGGAAGCAAACAACCAATCGCAAGTAATTCGACAGAAGCTGGAAGAGCTCAAAACAGAAGAGTAGAAATTGCTATAATCGCAAATCAACAATAA